The following is a genomic window from Luteolibacter yonseiensis.
AATTCCTCCACCCCGTCACCGCCGTCACCGCCTACATCGACGGCCACGTCCGCGGCCAGATCTCCTGCACCGGCTCCGTCACCCTCCAGAAACGCGCCCACCTCCAGGGCCTCGTCCGCACCAGCTCCCTCATCGTCAAACCGGGAGCCAAGCACACCGGGTCCATCGAAATGGTCACCTCCAATATTTAAGCTCTGAATTTTAAGCATTAAATTCTAAACGAAGAGATCGGCAAACAAGCGTCGATTTCCTCTTCTGTTTTGGAATTTCATGCTTAAGATTTAAAATTTTCCCCAACATGCTCGCCGCACTCGATCTCAAGGAAGAAATCCTGGCCCTCAAGAAAGCCCGGAACGCCGTCATCCTCGCCCACAACTACCAGACCGGTGACATCCAGGACGTCGCCGACTACGTGGGCGACTCGCTCGGCCTCGCCTACCACGCCAAGGCCACCGACGCCGACGTCATCGTCTTCTGCGGCGTCCACTTCATGGCGGAGACCGCGAAAATCGTGAACCCCGGGAAAATCGTCGTCCTCCCGGACGCCGACGCCGGTTGCTCGCTTGAGCAATCCTGCCCCGCCCCCCAGCTCGAGGCCTTCCTCAAGGCGAACGCGGAAAAGAACTACTACGTCATCGCCTACATCAACTGCTCCGGCGGCGTGAAAGCCCTCTGCGACGTCATCTGCACCTCCGGAAACGCGGTGAAGATCGTCAACCAGGCCCCCGCCGACCGCCCCATCCTCTTCGTCCCGGACGAAAACCTCGGCGCATGGGTCATCGAGCAGACCGGCCGCAAGATGGACCTTTGGAAAGGCAACTGCTACGTCCACGTCGAGTTCACCCGCGACTCCATCAACCGCATCAAGGCCGAGTTCCCCGACGCTCTCGTCGTCGCCCACCCCGAGTGCCCGCAGGCCGTCCGCCTCCTCGCCGACGAAGTGTGCTCCACCGAGAAAATGATCACCTTCTGCAAGAACGCCCCGGTAAAGGACATCATCGTCGTCACCGAGAGCGGCATGCTCCACCGCCTCCGCAAGGAGTGCCCGGACAAGAACCTCATCCCCGGCCCCACCGACCGCTGCGCCTGCGCCGATTGCCGCTACATGAAGATGAACACCATGCAGAAACTCCGCGACTGCCTGGACACCCTCCAGCCCCGCGTCGAAATGGAGGAATCCCTCCGCGCCCGCGCCGAGGTCCCGCTGCTGAGAATGCTCGAACAGTCCAAGTAACCGCGCCGGGATCCCGCTGCCGAGAATGCTCAGCAGTCCAAGTAACCGCGCCGAAGCTCCGCTGCCGAGAATGCTCAAGCAGTCCAAGTAACTGCGCCGGGATCCCGCTACCGAGAATGCTGGAGCGGTCGAAATAACCGCGCCGGGAGATCCGGTCCCGCGCCGCGGCATCTTCAGCACCAAGCATCTTCAGCACCAAAGGTGCGCAATGAGAGAGCCCAGGGCAGCGCCCTGGGAATTGGACCACGCAGCACATGGAGTCCTGCAGGGACGGCATCCCTGGCACGCCGCACCACCCTTGATTTCGTCCCTTCAGGACTTGAGAAATGAGGCGGTCCATGACCCGGGGTTGCGCTTCGCTCACCCCGGGCTGTCACATTCCGCACCTTTGGTGCTCAAGAGTTCCACATCTTCCTTATCTCCTCACCTCGAAACCGATCCCAACAAATCGGAGGATGAGCCTCCGCACCTCCGCACCTCCGCACCTCCGCACCTCCGCACCTCCGCACCTCCGCACCTCCGCACCTCCGCATCTCCGCACCATGACTAGTCACCGCCTCATCATGTCCTCTCCCGGCATCTTCAGCACCAAAGGTGCGCGATGAGAGAGCCCAGGGCAACGCCCTGGGAATGGACCACGCAGCACATGGAGTCCTGAAAGGACGGCATCCCTGGCGCACCGCAGAACCCTTGATTTCGTCCCTTCAGGACTTGGGAAATGAGCGGTCCATGACCCGGGGTTGCGCTTCGCTCACCCCGGGCTGTCACATTCCGCACCTTTGGTGCTCAAGAGTTCCACATCTTCCTCTTCCGCATCTTCCTCTTCTCTTACAATCAACTCTCAACCCTCAACCCTCAACCCTCAACCCTCAACCCTCAACCCTCAACCCTCAACCCTCAACCCTCAACCCTCAACCCTCAACCCTCAACTTCTTCCCCGCTTCCTCCGCATTTCAATTTCTCTCCCGTCTTCTTTTCCTCGATCATCGCTCACACTCATCTCTCATCGATCCTCCCCTCTTCCTTTCCCCGATCACCGCTCACACTCATCTTTCATCGATCACTCCCCGCCCTTGCAGGATCGCCCGACTCTGTGTTTCCCTTCCTCCCGGCCCGACGGATGCCGGATCCAGAATCTCAGATTTCAAATTTTTCCCATGTTCTACCTCACCACCGCCATCGACTACACCAACGGTTCGCCCCACATCGGCCATGCCTATGAAAAGGTCCTCACCGACGTGATCGCCCGCTACCGCCGCCTGCGCGGGGACGAGGTCTATTTCCTCACCGGCGTGGACCAGCACGGCCAGAAAGTCCAGCAGACGGCGGAAAAAGAGGGTGTCTCCCCAGAGGAATTCGTCAAACGCGTCACCGGCAATTTCTCCTCCCTGTGGAAAAAGCTCGATGTGAACTACGACGGCTGGGCGGAAACCACCGACGACCGCCACAAGGCATGCGTCCGCGCCATCCTCACCGAGCTCAAGAACCAGGGCCAGCTCTACAAGAAATCCCACTCCGGGTTCTACTCGGTGCGCCAGGAACAATTCCTCCAGGAACGCGACCGGGACGAGAACGGCAACTTCGGCCCCGAGTGGGGTGAGATCGTCAACTACGAAGAGGAAAACTGGTATTTCAAACTCAGCGACCACACCGACTGGCTGAAGAATTTCCTCGAAACCACCGACGGGATCATCGTCCCCGGCTTCCGGAAATCCGAACTGCTCAACGCGCTTGAGAAAAACTCCGGCATCGACCTGTGCATCTCCCGCCCCAAGGAGCGCCTGCGCTGGGGCATCGAGTTCCCCTTCGATGAAAACTTCGTCACCTACGTCTGGTTCGACGCGCTCATCAACTACATCTCCTTCGCCGGCTACAAGGCGGAGGCGGGTGCGGACCTGCCGGATTTTGCGAAACTCTGGCCCGCCGACAGCCGCCCGGTGCACGTCATCGGCAAGGACATCCTCATCCCCGCGCACGGCGTCTACTGGTTCTGCATGCTGCACGCCATGGGCTTCACCGACGCACAGATGCCGAAGCTCCTCGTCCACGGATTCTGGAACGGCCTCGGCGGCGACAAGATGTCGAAATCGCTCGGCAACATCGTCGACCCGGACGAACTCTCGGAAAAATTCGGCGTGGAGGCGATCCGCTACTACCTCGTCCGCGACATCGTGACCGGCCGGGACTCGAACTTCGATGTCGAGCGGCTCGTGATGCTCTACAACACGGAACTCGCCAACGAGTTCGGAAACCTCTGCAACCGTGCCCTGAACATGAGCCAGCGCTTCACCGGCGGCGTGCTCCAGAACACCGGGGAACTCACGGAGGACGACCTCGCGGTGCAAAAGTCGCTCACCGAATCCATCGCCGCGTATCAGGCGGCCATGGACGAGTTCGACATTTCCAAGGGACTCGAAGCCCTCAACCGCCACGTCGTCCACTGCAACCAGTACGCCGAGCGCACCAAGCCGTGGGAGCTGAACAAGAACCCGGAAAACAAGGAGCGCGTCGCCACCATCCTCTACCACTTCGCGGAGAGCGTCGCGCAGATCGCCGTGCTCATCTCCCCGATCCTGCCCGGGGTCACCGCCAAGCTCGCGGAACAGCTCGAGCTCCCGAGCCTGACGACACTCACCCTCGCCGATCTCCACTGGGGCCTGCTTCCCGGCGGCCACACCATCGGCAAGCCGAAGCCCGCGTTTCCGAGGATCGTCCTGGAAGAAGCGAAATAAGACGACATTCCGCAAAATACCGTGGCCGCCGGGCGGACGGATCGTGGCAGCGGTGCAACCCTCGGGTGCCACCGCCAGGTTATACCGCCAGGTTCGACCGCCAAGCCACCTTCCTTCTCCCCTGGCGGCCCTTTTGTTTCACGACACTCCGCGCATCGCCGCATCCCGACCGCAAAAAGACCCGATCCCCCGTCCAAAAAACGGCCATTTTTTTCGCCAATCCGGGTTGTGGAGACGTCCCCATGCGGCTAATATGCGGATGGATTTGATCAACCGCTTTGAGATTGATCAAAACACCGACAGAAAAATCGCTGTTTCAGGCCATTCAAATCGATGATGGCCGGAAATGGGACCACTTGTCCGCTTGTGAGGCTTCAAATCCCTTTCTAACGGATTATCTTGCGCTAATTTGATCTCGTTCTGCGACACTTCGGTGTCAAAGAGCTCACGCCGCAAAAGCTGGTCTATCCAGTTCGTTTCGATCTCCGGGGGGAAGTCTGACGAATATGATCAACCGAGTGGCGCTGAAAAATGCGCGTTGATATCCGGGGGGATATTCAACGTGCTTTTTTTTTGCCCGGATGGCGGCGTTGCAGAGACGGCTCATCGGGTGGCAATCGGGATTGAACCACAGATAGGCGCGGATGATGCCATGGATGATCGACTACGGAATCCATGCCACCGATCGCGCGATCTTCCGTCCCGGAGGGACATCGGAAATTAGCCGGTCGGCGCAAGCCACCGGAATGCGTCCCCCCACCTATTGGAGCCTCGCCCCTGCCGGGGCGGCAACATTCTTTGATCCGGATCCGGCGGCTTGGGCCAACCGGCTAATTTCCGGTGCCCCTACCGGGGCGGAAGAGTGTCGTCCTCGTCGTCCTCGTCGTCCTCGTCGTCCTCGTCGTCCTCGTCGTCCTCGTCGTCAGCGTCGTCCTCGTCGTCCTCGTCGTCCTCGTCGTCCTCGTCGTCCTCGTCGTCCTCGTCGTCCTCGTCGTCCTCGTCGTCCTCGTCGTCCTCGTCGTCCTCGTCGTCAGCGTCGTCAGCGTCGTCAGCGTCGTCAGCGTCGTCAGCGTCGTCAGCGTCGTCAGCGTCGTCAACGTCGTCAACGTCGTCAACGTCGTCAGCCTCAGCCTCAGCCTCAGCCTCAGCGTCAGCGTCAGCGTCAGTGTCGGTGTCGTCGGTGTTCGATTCCGATTCCAATCCGGTCACGCCTCCGTCGTTTTCATTTTCCGGCCGGGGGGATTCGTCGGGGACGGGGGATCCGGAGGTTTCGTCACTGGCAGCGGTTTCGGTTTCGGGGGAGCGGCCGTTGTTTTCCAAGAGGACGAAGACTTCGTTCTGCACGGCTTCGATCTGGCTCAGCGGGATGTTCGGGTCCTTCACGATGAAGACCTCGCCGGTCTTGCGGTGTTCATAGACGCGGAGGATGCCGGTGGGGGTGCGCTGGCTGTCGGTCTCGCGCAGGAGTTTCTGGCGTTCGAGCATGACGGCGAGGACGAAGCGGGCGTTCTCGGTGTGGTCCTCGTCCTCCTCCACGAGGCGTTGCAGGATTTCCTCGGCGCTGAGTTTTTCCACCGGGCTTGCGGTTTCATTTCCCCGGGGGGCGGTGTATTTGGTGCGCCAGAAGGAGAACGGGGCGTCGCCGGATTCCTGCTGGGTCTTCCAGCCTTCGGCGCAGTAGTCGCGGCGGACGTAGCCGCTGGATTCGGGGTCGGGGAAAAGCGCGGTTACGATGGTTTCGCCATCGACGAAGGGGCGTTGGGAGGCGGCGCACTCGCGCCCGCGGGAACGGACATGCCAGGATTCAGCGATAGCCATTTGAAAGGGAAGGGTTAGTCATTGCCGGGGAAAAGCCGGCGCAGGATGAGGTAGATCGGCTTGCCGGAGATACGGCGGCGGAAAAGGTAGAGCCCCAGCAGGGCGAAGGCGGCGTTCGGCAGCCAGGCGGCCACTCCGGGCCGCATGGTGCCTGCCTCGCCGATGGCGAGGGAGATGTTGCTGAAGAGCAGCATCAGGGCGGAGAGCACGACGGCGAGGAAGATGCCGCCGCCCGGGCCGCGGCGCGAGAAATGGATGGCGAGCGGGGTGGCGAGCAGGACGGTGACCATGCAGGCGAAGGGCAGCGCCCAGCGGTAGTGCCACTGGGTGATGTAGGGGGCGGGCTCCGCGAACTGGCCGAGCCGGTCGTTTTCCTTCAGCCAGCTGCTGAGATCCGGGATGCCGAGGTAGGCGGCGCTGAGTCCGGGTTTGACGAGCTGCCACGGGGTTTCCGTCCAGTTTTTGATGACGAGCGGGCCTTCCAGCGTCTCGAAAATCGGCGGCATGTCCGGCTTGTATTTCGCGATGACGGCGTCCTGGAAGGTCCAGTGGTGGGTCGTCTTGTCCCATGAGGCGCTCTTGGCGGTGATGCGGCTTTCCAGGGTCTTGTCCGGGCGGGTGGTGGTGATCTCCACCTCTTTCAGGGGCGCGCCCTTGTGGTAGTCCTGCGGGAAGATGCCGATTTCCCACAGACGGTGCTGGGACGGATTCTGGTAGAGCACCTGCCGGGCCTTGACGATCTGCTTTTCGGGCACCACCGGAGCGGCCGGTGAATCCGCTGCGGCGGGTGAATCCGCTGTGGCAGGTGCGTCCGCTGCGGCGGGTGGCGTGGCCTGAGCCGTCTTGTCCCTGCTCTTGGATTTGGTGGGAAGCCTGTCGTTGGCGGCATCCAGGATGGCATCCATCTTGCCCTCCGCGTTCGGCGCCCAGTGGTAGTTGAGGCCCAGGCTGAGCAGGCTGAAAAACAGGCCGGCGATGATGAGCGGCAGGGTGAGGCGGATGATGCTGCGGCCCGCCTGGATCATGGCGATGACCTCGCGGGTGCCGGAGAGTTTTCCGAGGGAATACAGCAGGGCGAGCAGCAGGCTGTAGGGCAGGAGCAGCAGCAGGACGGCGGGCGAGCGGGTGCCGTAGAAGACGAGAATGGTCTGGAAAACGTGGCTGGATTTCCGGAAGTCCCCGATCTTGTCACCCAGGTCCATCAGGAGCCAGATGGTCAGCAGCGAGGCGAGGCAGATGGAGAAGATCCCGAAAAACTGCCGGGCGATGTAGCGGTCCAACGTGCCGCCGAGGCAGTAGACGAACCCGGCCAGCGCGGGCAGGAAACAAAGCCCGGAGAGCACCCAGGGCCGGGCGAGATGGGCCGGAATGTCCGAGTCCGGGAAGCCGATGAGCTGCTGCCGCACGGACTCGATTTCCGCCGGGACGAGCAGGGCGCACGCACCGGCCCCCAGGGCGGCCAGTACGAGGGGAAGCAGGAATCGCAGGAGATGGGTGCGGAAAAAATTCATAGGTGGCCGCTTGCCAGGAAGATTGGCTGGGAAGCGGGAGGAGTGTCGAGTTTGTTGTGAAAGAGGATGTGGACCGCTGGAGGAGAGGCCGGTTATGCACCAGCCTCGCCGAAGATGCCTATCATCACGCTGCCCCCCAGTTCGGGTAATCGAACCGCTGCTGGCGGATGCTGTAGTAGTGGTTCGTGAGAGGCAGCCGGATCGCTCAGATTCCCAACCGCTCAAGCAAAAGCCCCGCATGATGTGAACCAGCTCGCCAAATTTATCATGAATCAATCCACGGGGACGTTCCCAAAGTGGACCATGAGAAAACCCTGTTGCCGTGGCTTTGGGAAGAATGGGAGATTAAAGGGCGGCAATGTCAGGGTCGCGGGTCTCACACCAGAGCAACGTCAAAAATCGACAAGAAAGCCTCAGCTAAGCGGTGGAAAAAACGGTTGGGCTATCTATCCCCATCATCAACAGTTTCCGCCAAGTCTGTTTCTGGATTGATCGGAACGATCTCGATCCAATCGATAGAAACTACGTCTTCAACCTTCAACTCGAAAAAGAATTTACCAATGAACTCGTTCCCGTCAGCCTGAACAAGCGGGCCCATGGTCCAGACTCTGAGATCCGTTCCTGCTATCTTTTCTCTCGACCAAGGCTTGCGTGAAAGACCCCACTCAAGGCCATTGATTACGTCTTGCCACCTAGGGAAGCGAGTTTTTGCTAGTTTTGAGGACGATGTGGCCTCTGGATTCCAGTTCAGAGTATACATTACGCGTGCTTCAGTTTCTTGTGCAGCCCAAGCGCGGTAGCAATATCGGACTCTTCATGGTCCATGCTCATAATGAACGCTGCCTCAAGCGGGATGCTTTCCTTGTCTTCTGCAATCTCCCATGCGGGATGGCTATGGGATAGCTCACTAACCTCTTCAGCGGAAAAGGGCTTAAGAGCACAGATAATTTCCAGCATGAAGTTGATATCTTCTCCCGAAAACTCGGAAAGATCGGGCTCCTTAAGAGCAAGAACCTTGTGCTGGGTGTGACCGGAAACTAATTGCCGCTCTTGGACGACAGCCCTGCCAGCGGACACCAAGGAGTCCCTTACTGGCTTCATGTGACGTGGAGCAGGGCCTTTCCCAAGGCGCATGAAGTCACATCCCACAATAGGCTTGCCGCGCTTCACGAAGGAAAAGAAGTCGGCGAAAAACAAAATCTTGTTCAGCTTTGTAGCGCCAAATTTCGGATCACCATTGCACTTTTGCGCAATGAACAAGATCATCTCCGCAAGGCGGTTATCCGCTTGGGCTTCTCTCTCTCGGGGAGTTGGATTGCTGATGCTCATGTCTCAAAAAGATTGTAGGTTAGGGATTGCTTAAAGGCGATCAAAATATAATGCAAGCCAAAATAGTTCAAAAGAACACTTTCAATATTCTTTCAATATTGAATGTTTTTTAAGTGGCCGCTCAAGCATGAACGGCAATTTCACCCGGGTTACGCTGGATTCCGACACGAATACAGTCACCGGAACAAAAAAACCGGAGCGGCACGTGGCCGCTCCGGCTGGAGTGATTTGGAAATCCTGAAGGAGTCTCCCGGAGGAGTCTCCCTGCGGATCTTACTTGTGCAGGATCTTCGGCACCATCGGCGCGCGGAGGCGGTGTGGCTCCGGCAGGTTCGAGCCGAGCAGCGGACGGCAGTAGGACAGGAAGTCCTGCGTCACGCCGTTGCCTTCGGCATTGATGAAGTTGTCCGGCATGTGGCGGGTCTTGCCGGCGACGTTCTCGATCGGCACGAGCTGGTAGTCCACGCTGTAGTCGAGCACGGGGCGCTTGATGGCCACCGAGCCGTCGCAGTTGTCCCACATGGCGAACTGGACGGCCTTCTCACCGGCCTCGCGCGCCTCGCGGGCGTCGCGGTCGGACTGGATGCCCATGAAGGAGCGCTGCAGGTAGCCGAAGGTGTCCGAACGCACGCGCTTGATGCCGAGGCCGTCGCGGATGGAGTTGGAAAGCAGGTCGCCGAGGGCGCCGGTGCCGGAGAGCTGCACGTTGCCGTGCGAGTCGCGCTCTTCCTTGCCGAGCAGCTTGACGATCATCGGGGTGCCGTCCGGATCGGAGATGCCTTCGGACACGGCGATGGTGCAGAGGCCGTGCTGCTGATAGACGCGGTCCACGTCGGCGAGGAAATTTTCGATGATGAAGTGGCGCTCCGGCATGTAGATGAGGTGCGGGCCGTCATCCACATACTTCTGGGCGAGGGCGGAGGCGGCGGTGAGGAAGCCGGCGTGGCGGCCCATCACGACACCGATGTAGACGCCCTTGAGCGCGCGGTTGTCGAGGTTCACACCGGTGAACGCCTGGGCGACGAAGCGTGCGGCGGAGCCGAAGCCCGGGCAGTGGTCGTTTTCCTCGAGGTCGTTGTCGATGGTCTTCGGGATGTGGATGGCGCGCAGCTCGTAGTTCGCGGCCTTGGCCTGCTCGTTGACGATGCGGACGGTGTCGGACGAGTCGTTGCCGCCGACGTAGAAGAAGTAGCGGATGTCATGGGCCTGCATGACCTTGAACATGCGCTGGCAATACTCCTCATCCGGTTTGTCACGGGTGGAAAGCAGGCCGGACGACGGGGTGCCGGCGACTTGTTCCAGGTTGTGCGTGGTCTCGCGGGTGAGATCGATGAAATTCTCGTCGATGATCCCGCGCACGCCGTGGAGAGCGCCATAAATCGACGTCACCTGGCTGAACTTGCGTGCCTCGAGGGCGACACCGACGACACTCTGGTTGATCACCGGGGTGGGGCCGCCACCCTGTGCGACCAGGACTTTTCCTTCTAAACGGTTGCTCATGGGGCGGCGAGAATTGACGATCCGGCCTC
Proteins encoded in this region:
- a CDS encoding 6-phosphofructokinase, which gives rise to MSNRLEGKVLVAQGGGPTPVINQSVVGVALEARKFSQVTSIYGALHGVRGIIDENFIDLTRETTHNLEQVAGTPSSGLLSTRDKPDEEYCQRMFKVMQAHDIRYFFYVGGNDSSDTVRIVNEQAKAANYELRAIHIPKTIDNDLEENDHCPGFGSAARFVAQAFTGVNLDNRALKGVYIGVVMGRHAGFLTAASALAQKYVDDGPHLIYMPERHFIIENFLADVDRVYQQHGLCTIAVSEGISDPDGTPMIVKLLGKEERDSHGNVQLSGTGALGDLLSNSIRDGLGIKRVRSDTFGYLQRSFMGIQSDRDAREAREAGEKAVQFAMWDNCDGSVAIKRPVLDYSVDYQLVPIENVAGKTRHMPDNFINAEGNGVTQDFLSYCRPLLGSNLPEPHRLRAPMVPKILHK
- the nadA gene encoding quinolinate synthase NadA, with translation MLAALDLKEEILALKKARNAVILAHNYQTGDIQDVADYVGDSLGLAYHAKATDADVIVFCGVHFMAETAKIVNPGKIVVLPDADAGCSLEQSCPAPQLEAFLKANAEKNYYVIAYINCSGGVKALCDVICTSGNAVKIVNQAPADRPILFVPDENLGAWVIEQTGRKMDLWKGNCYVHVEFTRDSINRIKAEFPDALVVAHPECPQAVRLLADEVCSTEKMITFCKNAPVKDIIVVTESGMLHRLRKECPDKNLIPGPTDRCACADCRYMKMNTMQKLRDCLDTLQPRVEMEESLRARAEVPLLRMLEQSK
- a CDS encoding LptF/LptG family permease gives rise to the protein MNFFRTHLLRFLLPLVLAALGAGACALLVPAEIESVRQQLIGFPDSDIPAHLARPWVLSGLCFLPALAGFVYCLGGTLDRYIARQFFGIFSICLASLLTIWLLMDLGDKIGDFRKSSHVFQTILVFYGTRSPAVLLLLLPYSLLLALLYSLGKLSGTREVIAMIQAGRSIIRLTLPLIIAGLFFSLLSLGLNYHWAPNAEGKMDAILDAANDRLPTKSKSRDKTAQATPPAAADAPATADSPAAADSPAAPVVPEKQIVKARQVLYQNPSQHRLWEIGIFPQDYHKGAPLKEVEITTTRPDKTLESRITAKSASWDKTTHHWTFQDAVIAKYKPDMPPIFETLEGPLVIKNWTETPWQLVKPGLSAAYLGIPDLSSWLKENDRLGQFAEPAPYITQWHYRWALPFACMVTVLLATPLAIHFSRRGPGGGIFLAVVLSALMLLFSNISLAIGEAGTMRPGVAAWLPNAAFALLGLYLFRRRISGKPIYLILRRLFPGND
- the metG gene encoding methionine--tRNA ligase, with product MFYLTTAIDYTNGSPHIGHAYEKVLTDVIARYRRLRGDEVYFLTGVDQHGQKVQQTAEKEGVSPEEFVKRVTGNFSSLWKKLDVNYDGWAETTDDRHKACVRAILTELKNQGQLYKKSHSGFYSVRQEQFLQERDRDENGNFGPEWGEIVNYEEENWYFKLSDHTDWLKNFLETTDGIIVPGFRKSELLNALEKNSGIDLCISRPKERLRWGIEFPFDENFVTYVWFDALINYISFAGYKAEAGADLPDFAKLWPADSRPVHVIGKDILIPAHGVYWFCMLHAMGFTDAQMPKLLVHGFWNGLGGDKMSKSLGNIVDPDELSEKFGVEAIRYYLVRDIVTGRDSNFDVERLVMLYNTELANEFGNLCNRALNMSQRFTGGVLQNTGELTEDDLAVQKSLTESIAAYQAAMDEFDISKGLEALNRHVVHCNQYAERTKPWELNKNPENKERVATILYHFAESVAQIAVLISPILPGVTAKLAEQLELPSLTTLTLADLHWGLLPGGHTIGKPKPAFPRIVLEEAK
- a CDS encoding Panacea domain-containing protein; this translates as MSISNPTPREREAQADNRLAEMILFIAQKCNGDPKFGATKLNKILFFADFFSFVKRGKPIVGCDFMRLGKGPAPRHMKPVRDSLVSAGRAVVQERQLVSGHTQHKVLALKEPDLSEFSGEDINFMLEIICALKPFSAEEVSELSHSHPAWEIAEDKESIPLEAAFIMSMDHEESDIATALGLHKKLKHA